A genomic window from Streptomyces sp. NBC_01429 includes:
- a CDS encoding aldo/keto reductase produces the protein MEQRHLGRTGLRVSRIGLGTLTWGRDTDEHDAADQLKTFWEVGGTLIDTADVYGGGEAEYLLGRLVERLVPRRDLIIATKAGSVPDPYRRFDGSRGYLLSALDASLERLGTDYVDLWQIHAFDTDTPLEETLSALDIAVTSGRARYAGVSNYCGWQLAKAATWQLAAPGIRTRLASTQMEYSLLQRGVEREVLPAASDLEVGLLPSSPLGRGVLTGKYRHSTPPDSRGASEQMAPFVEPYLDEAARRIVDAVVTAAEGLAATPLEVALAWVRDRPGVVAPIVGARNAQQLTAALSVESLSLPDEICQALDDVSAPVHRYPDQDWSTL, from the coding sequence ATGGAGCAGAGGCATCTCGGCCGTACCGGCCTGCGTGTGTCCAGGATCGGGCTCGGCACCCTGACCTGGGGACGGGACACCGACGAACACGACGCCGCCGACCAGTTGAAGACATTCTGGGAAGTCGGCGGCACGCTGATCGACACGGCGGACGTGTACGGCGGCGGGGAGGCCGAATATCTGCTCGGCCGCCTCGTCGAACGGCTCGTACCGCGCCGGGATCTGATCATCGCGACGAAGGCAGGCAGTGTGCCCGATCCGTACCGCCGCTTCGACGGGTCGCGGGGGTATCTGCTCTCCGCGCTGGACGCGTCGCTGGAGCGGCTGGGGACGGACTACGTGGATCTGTGGCAGATCCACGCCTTCGACACCGACACACCGCTGGAGGAGACCCTCAGCGCGCTGGACATCGCGGTCACCAGCGGCCGGGCCAGATACGCGGGGGTGTCGAACTACTGCGGCTGGCAGCTGGCCAAGGCCGCCACCTGGCAGCTCGCCGCGCCCGGGATACGCACCCGGCTGGCCAGCACCCAGATGGAGTACTCACTGCTCCAGCGCGGAGTGGAGCGCGAGGTGCTGCCCGCAGCGAGCGACCTGGAGGTCGGGCTGCTGCCCTCGTCCCCGCTCGGCCGCGGGGTCCTCACCGGCAAGTACCGGCACAGCACACCGCCGGACTCGCGGGGCGCGTCCGAGCAGATGGCGCCGTTCGTCGAGCCTTATCTGGACGAGGCGGCGCGACGGATCGTGGACGCCGTCGTGACGGCCGCAGAGGGGCTGGCAGCGACGCCCCTGGAGGTGGCGCTGGCCTGGGTCAGGGACCGCCCCGGGGTCGTGGCGCCGATCGTGGGCGCGCGCAACGCACAGCAGCTCACGGCCGCGTTGTCAGTGGAGAGCCTTAGTCTTCCTGACGAGATCTGCCAGGCGCTCGACGATGTGTCGGCGCCCGTGCACCGCTATCCCGATCAGGACTGGAGCACGCTGTGA
- a CDS encoding LLM class F420-dependent oxidoreductase produces MRLGINLGYWGAGMDSDNLAVAQEADRLGYDVCWAAEAYGSDAPTVLSWVAAQTESIDVGSAILQIPARQPAMTAMTAATLDSLSGGRFRLGLGVSGPQVSEGWYGVKFDKPLARTREYVEIVRRAMSRERLSYEGAHWTLPLPGGPGKPLKLTVHPEREHIPLYIAAIGPKNLEQTGEIADGALLIFPSAAHLEETAISHLRAGRAKAGLTMEGFDVCPTVPLAVGEDVHALADTFRPYTALYVGGMGSRSQNFYNRLAGSMGYEKEAAEIQDKYLSGDKDGAAAAVPHQLIDSTTLLGTVDRIADRMREYAAAGVTTLTLAPAGFTLDERLNALRVGTQALERAGLAS; encoded by the coding sequence ATGCGGCTCGGCATCAACCTCGGTTACTGGGGCGCGGGGATGGACAGCGACAATCTCGCGGTCGCGCAGGAGGCGGACCGGCTCGGCTACGACGTCTGCTGGGCCGCCGAGGCGTACGGCTCCGACGCTCCGACCGTCCTGAGCTGGGTCGCCGCGCAGACCGAGTCCATCGACGTGGGGTCCGCGATCCTCCAGATCCCGGCGCGCCAGCCGGCGATGACGGCGATGACCGCGGCCACCCTCGACTCCCTGTCCGGCGGCCGGTTCCGGCTCGGCCTCGGTGTCTCGGGACCGCAGGTCTCCGAGGGCTGGTACGGCGTGAAGTTCGACAAGCCGCTGGCCCGCACCCGGGAGTACGTCGAGATCGTCCGCCGGGCCATGAGCCGCGAACGGCTCTCCTACGAAGGCGCGCACTGGACGCTGCCGCTGCCCGGCGGCCCCGGCAAGCCGCTGAAGCTCACCGTCCACCCGGAGCGCGAGCACATCCCGCTCTACATCGCCGCGATCGGCCCGAAGAACCTGGAGCAGACCGGGGAGATCGCCGACGGCGCGCTGCTGATCTTCCCCTCGGCGGCGCACCTGGAGGAGACGGCGATCAGCCATCTGCGGGCGGGCCGCGCGAAGGCCGGGCTGACCATGGAGGGCTTCGACGTCTGTCCCACCGTCCCGCTCGCGGTGGGCGAGGACGTCCACGCGCTGGCCGACACGTTCCGCCCGTACACCGCCCTGTACGTGGGCGGCATGGGAAGCCGCAGCCAGAACTTCTACAACCGGCTCGCGGGGAGCATGGGGTACGAGAAGGAGGCCGCGGAGATCCAGGACAAGTACCTCTCCGGCGACAAGGACGGCGCCGCGGCCGCCGTACCGCACCAGCTGATCGACTCGACCACGCTGCTGGGCACGGTCGACCGGATCGCCGACCGGATGCGGGAGTACGCCGCCGCCGGCGTCACCACGCTGACCCTCGCCCCGGCCGGCTTCACCCTCGACGAGCGGCTCAACGCGCTGCGCGTCGGCACGCAGGCCCTGGAGCGGGCCGGCCTGGCCTCATGA
- a CDS encoding ferritin-like domain-containing protein, with translation MLSARSLFQEILDNDRSYRLFCSIAASGEAQGGWENSRIAALVPASMRDLAPRITRHGTDEDKHGRIFDALLRKRRLDPVEVPPETDYTMLLERRGIGLTHVKLRGDRPLTEEDVVVYLAHSRITEQRASDQMRMLVRYFGDHPEVGRAVRAISADEDNHLAYCNEELLRLARAGRGPLIQRVLRECALAEIEVYREVSLAVMDRMGRLLGWPPPKAALLAAGIRAMYGYERLVGWRRMVTLRMPERRDPLGRPAAAAPVF, from the coding sequence GTGCTCTCGGCCCGGAGTCTGTTCCAGGAGATCCTGGACAACGACCGTTCCTACCGGCTGTTCTGCTCCATCGCGGCCAGCGGCGAGGCCCAGGGCGGCTGGGAGAACAGCCGGATCGCCGCTCTGGTGCCCGCGTCCATGCGGGACCTCGCCCCCAGGATCACCCGGCACGGCACGGACGAGGACAAGCACGGACGGATCTTCGACGCCCTGCTGCGCAAGCGCCGCCTCGACCCCGTCGAGGTGCCGCCGGAGACCGACTACACGATGCTGCTGGAGCGGCGGGGCATCGGGCTCACGCACGTCAAGCTGCGCGGGGACCGGCCGTTGACCGAGGAGGACGTCGTCGTCTACCTCGCGCACAGCCGGATCACCGAGCAGCGGGCCTCCGACCAGATGAGGATGCTGGTCAGGTACTTCGGTGACCATCCCGAGGTCGGCAGGGCCGTCAGGGCGATCAGCGCCGACGAGGACAACCATCTCGCCTACTGCAACGAGGAGCTGCTGCGGCTGGCGCGGGCGGGCCGGGGCCCGCTGATCCAACGGGTGCTGCGCGAGTGCGCCCTCGCCGAGATCGAGGTCTACCGGGAGGTGAGCCTCGCCGTGATGGACCGGATGGGCCGCCTCCTGGGCTGGCCGCCGCCCAAGGCGGCGCTGCTCGCGGCGGGGATCCGCGCGATGTACGGGTACGAACGCCTCGTCGGCTGGCGCCGGATGGTCACGCTCAGGATGCCGGAGCGCCGCGACCCCCTCGGCCGTCCCGCGGCCGCGGCCCCGGTCTTCTGA
- a CDS encoding magnesium and cobalt transport protein CorA: protein MPAVIVDCAIYRDGRRTDGPADFSDALAEARAEGDAFLWLGLHEATPAEFERVSGEFGLHPLAVEDALTAHQRPKLEVYDDSLFMVLKPVAYDPRSDAVTTGELMVFIGDSFVVTVRHGEGAALAAVRRRLEAEPEVLRHGPTSVMYAVSDAVVDHYIEVAGELQVDLEELEADVFAPDGGDSGPGTRAAGQGTPTAARIYNFKRQVLEFRRATGPLGAPMARLAGAGVPFVHEHAQPFFRDVNDHLLHANEQVEGLDRLLSDILSAHLAQMGVRQNDDMRKISAWAAMAAVPTMVAGIYGMNFKHMPELKYVWAYPTVIVFMAVVVFGLYRQFKRRGWL from the coding sequence ATGCCCGCCGTGATCGTGGACTGCGCCATTTACCGCGACGGACGCCGCACCGACGGGCCCGCCGACTTCTCCGACGCCCTCGCCGAGGCACGGGCCGAGGGCGACGCGTTCCTGTGGCTCGGGCTGCACGAGGCCACCCCGGCCGAGTTCGAGAGGGTGAGCGGCGAGTTCGGGCTGCATCCGCTGGCCGTGGAGGACGCGCTCACCGCGCATCAGCGGCCCAAGCTGGAGGTCTACGACGACTCGCTCTTCATGGTCCTCAAGCCGGTGGCCTACGACCCGCGGAGCGACGCGGTCACCACGGGCGAACTGATGGTCTTCATAGGGGACTCCTTCGTGGTCACCGTCCGGCACGGCGAGGGGGCCGCGCTGGCGGCCGTACGGCGGCGCCTGGAGGCCGAGCCCGAGGTCCTCAGACACGGCCCCACCTCCGTCATGTACGCGGTCAGCGACGCGGTCGTCGACCACTACATCGAGGTGGCCGGGGAGCTCCAGGTCGATCTGGAGGAGCTGGAGGCCGACGTCTTCGCGCCGGACGGCGGCGACAGCGGGCCCGGCACCCGGGCCGCCGGCCAGGGGACACCGACCGCCGCCCGGATCTACAACTTCAAGCGGCAGGTGCTGGAGTTCCGCCGCGCCACCGGGCCGCTGGGCGCGCCGATGGCCCGGCTGGCGGGCGCGGGGGTGCCCTTCGTCCATGAGCACGCGCAGCCGTTCTTCCGCGACGTCAACGACCATCTGCTGCACGCCAACGAGCAGGTGGAGGGGCTCGACCGGCTGCTCTCCGACATCCTCTCGGCGCATCTGGCGCAGATGGGCGTGCGGCAGAACGACGACATGCGCAAGATCTCGGCCTGGGCCGCCATGGCGGCCGTCCCGACGATGGTCGCGGGCATCTACGGCATGAACTTCAAGCACATGCCGGAGCTGAAGTACGTATGGGCCTATCCGACCGTGATCGTCTTCATGGCGGTCGTGGTCTTCGGCCTCTACCGGCAGTTCAAGCGGCGCGGCTGGCTCTGA
- a CDS encoding histidine phosphatase family protein — MATLILVRHGRSTANTAGLLAGWTPGVALDERGAAQAAGLPGRLAGVPLAAVVSSPLQRCLETLQPLLDARPGTEVRTDERIGECHYGDWSGRKLAELADEPLMAVVQQHPSAAVFPGGESMRAMQTRAVEAVREWNARVEEEHGEDAVFVMCSHGDVIKSLVADALGMHLDLFQRIHVDPCSVTAIRYTRLRPFVLRLGDTGDLGGLAPRESGGGATGVVGGGAGAP, encoded by the coding sequence ATGGCCACGTTGATCCTCGTACGTCATGGACGGTCCACCGCCAACACCGCCGGGCTGCTCGCGGGCTGGACGCCCGGCGTCGCCCTCGACGAGCGCGGCGCCGCGCAGGCCGCCGGGCTGCCGGGGCGGCTGGCGGGGGTGCCGCTCGCCGCCGTCGTCTCCAGCCCCTTGCAGCGCTGTCTGGAGACGCTCCAGCCGCTGCTCGACGCCAGGCCCGGGACCGAGGTACGGACCGACGAGCGGATCGGCGAGTGCCATTACGGCGACTGGTCGGGCCGCAAGCTCGCCGAGCTGGCCGACGAGCCGCTGATGGCGGTCGTCCAGCAGCACCCGTCCGCCGCCGTGTTCCCCGGCGGCGAGTCGATGCGCGCGATGCAGACACGCGCGGTCGAGGCGGTACGGGAGTGGAACGCGCGCGTGGAGGAGGAGCACGGCGAGGACGCCGTCTTCGTGATGTGCTCCCACGGAGACGTCATCAAGTCCCTTGTGGCGGACGCCCTGGGGATGCATCTCGATCTTTTCCAGCGGATCCATGTGGACCCGTGTTCGGTGACCGCCATCCGTTACACCCGGTTGCGCCCGTTTGTGCTGCGGCTCGGCGACACGGGGGATCTCGGCGGGCTGGCGCCGCGCGAGAGCGGCGGTGGCGCGACCGGGGTGGTGGGCGGCGGCGCGGGAGCACCGTGA
- a CDS encoding DUF3090 domain-containing protein: MSRQVFLYDPPDRFVAGTVGLPGRRTFFLQASAAGRVTSVALEKTQVAALAERIDELLDEVVRRTGGNAPVPAMAPSEISDSAPLDAPVEEEFRVGTMALAWDGDEQRMIIEAQALVELEADTDEDLAEAEERLLQDEENGPPMLRVRLSGAQARAFAKRALDVVNAGRPPCPLCSLPLDPEGHVCPRQNGYRRGA; this comes from the coding sequence GTGTCCCGTCAGGTGTTCCTCTACGACCCACCGGACCGCTTCGTGGCCGGTACGGTCGGGCTGCCTGGACGCCGTACGTTCTTCCTCCAGGCTTCCGCCGCCGGGCGCGTCACCAGCGTCGCCCTGGAGAAGACCCAGGTGGCGGCGCTCGCCGAGCGCATCGACGAGCTGCTCGACGAGGTCGTGCGCCGCACCGGGGGCAATGCCCCCGTACCGGCCATGGCGCCCTCCGAGATCTCCGACTCCGCCCCGCTCGACGCTCCGGTCGAGGAGGAGTTCCGGGTCGGCACCATGGCGCTGGCCTGGGACGGCGACGAGCAGCGCATGATCATCGAGGCGCAGGCGCTCGTCGAGCTGGAGGCCGACACCGACGAGGATCTGGCCGAGGCCGAGGAGCGGCTGCTCCAGGACGAGGAGAACGGTCCGCCGATGCTCCGCGTCCGGCTCTCCGGCGCCCAGGCCAGGGCCTTCGCCAAGCGCGCCCTGGACGTGGTCAACGCGGGCCGGCCGCCGTGCCCCCTGTGCAGCCTGCCGCTCGACCCGGAAGGACACGTATGCCCGCGCCAGAACGGATACCGCCGCGGAGCGTGA
- a CDS encoding SCO1664 family protein has product MPAPERIPPRSVSVVDLLAKGELTVRGRIREASNAVLYCSVAYEGREAHCVYKPVAGERPLWDFPDGTLAQREVAAYEVSEATGWGLVPPTVLRDGPYGEGMCQLWIDTEPDAGSDTGTDTDTDSPGPLLALIEEEEPGEGWKAIGLAEVGEGKTALLVHADDERLRRLAVLDAVINNGDRKGGHLLPAPDGRLYAIDHGVTFNADDKLRTLLWGWAGEPLTDQATAVLARLADALAPGTPLATRLAELLTAAETDAVRARVRELRHTGRHPEPSGQWPPIPWPPV; this is encoded by the coding sequence ATGCCCGCGCCAGAACGGATACCGCCGCGGAGCGTGAGCGTGGTCGATCTGCTCGCCAAGGGGGAGCTGACGGTACGGGGCCGGATCCGTGAGGCGTCCAACGCGGTGCTCTACTGCTCCGTCGCGTACGAGGGCAGGGAGGCCCACTGCGTCTACAAGCCGGTCGCGGGGGAGCGGCCCCTGTGGGACTTCCCCGACGGGACCCTCGCCCAGCGCGAGGTGGCGGCGTACGAGGTCTCCGAGGCGACCGGCTGGGGTCTCGTTCCGCCGACCGTGCTGCGGGACGGGCCGTACGGCGAGGGCATGTGCCAGCTGTGGATCGACACCGAGCCCGACGCCGGTTCCGATACGGGCACCGACACCGACACCGATTCCCCGGGGCCCCTGCTGGCCCTCATCGAGGAGGAGGAGCCGGGCGAGGGCTGGAAGGCCATCGGCCTCGCCGAGGTCGGCGAGGGGAAGACCGCCCTGCTGGTGCACGCCGACGACGAGCGGCTGCGGCGCCTCGCCGTGCTCGACGCGGTGATCAACAACGGCGACCGCAAGGGCGGCCATCTGCTGCCCGCGCCCGACGGACGGCTGTACGCCATCGACCACGGCGTCACCTTCAACGCGGACGACAAGCTGCGCACCCTGCTGTGGGGCTGGGCGGGCGAGCCGCTGACCGACCAGGCGACTGCGGTACTGGCCCGGCTCGCGGACGCCCTCGCCCCCGGCACGCCCCTCGCCACCCGACTGGCCGAACTCCTCACCGCGGCCGAGACCGACGCCGTACGCGCCCGGGTCCGTGAGCTGCGACACACCGGCCGCCACCCCGAGCCGTCGGGACAGTGGCCGCCGATTCCCTGGCCTCCGGTGTGA
- the mshC gene encoding cysteine--1-D-myo-inosityl 2-amino-2-deoxy-alpha-D-glucopyranoside ligase gives MHAWPASEVPALPGKGRDLSIHDTSTDGRVTLAPGPVARIYVCGITPYDATHMGHAATYNAFDLVQRVWLDTKRQVHYVQNVTDVDDPLLERAIRDGEDWVGLAERETALFREDMTALRMLPPRHYIGAVEAIPGIVPLVERLIEAGAAYELDGDVYFSVAADPHFGEVSRLDAEAMRLLSAERGGDPDRPGKKNPLDPMLWLAARPGEPSWDGGTLGRGRPGWHIECVAIALDHLGMGFDVQGGGSDLAFPHHEMGASHAQALTGEHPFARAYVHAGMVGLDGEKMSKSRGNLVFVSALRREGVDPAAIRLALLAHHYRSDWEWTDQVLQDAVERLARWRAAVSRPDGPPAEALVEEVREALSDDLDAPAALAAVDRWAALQDATGGTEEGAPGVVSRTVDALLGVAL, from the coding sequence ATGCATGCCTGGCCCGCTTCCGAGGTCCCCGCCCTGCCCGGCAAGGGCCGCGACCTCTCGATTCACGACACGTCGACCGACGGCCGCGTCACCCTCGCGCCCGGTCCCGTCGCCCGTATCTACGTCTGCGGCATCACGCCGTACGACGCGACCCACATGGGTCACGCGGCGACCTACAACGCGTTCGACCTCGTGCAGCGCGTGTGGCTCGACACGAAGCGGCAGGTTCACTACGTCCAGAACGTGACCGATGTCGACGATCCGCTGCTGGAGCGGGCGATCCGCGACGGAGAGGACTGGGTCGGGCTCGCTGAGCGCGAGACGGCGCTCTTCCGCGAGGACATGACCGCCCTGCGCATGCTCCCGCCCCGGCACTACATCGGTGCCGTCGAGGCGATACCGGGCATCGTGCCGCTGGTGGAGCGGCTGATCGAGGCCGGCGCCGCGTACGAACTCGACGGCGACGTCTACTTCTCCGTGGCGGCCGATCCGCACTTCGGCGAGGTGTCGCGGCTCGACGCCGAGGCGATGCGGCTGCTTTCGGCCGAGCGCGGCGGCGACCCCGACCGGCCCGGCAAGAAGAACCCCCTCGACCCGATGCTCTGGCTGGCCGCCCGGCCGGGCGAGCCCAGTTGGGACGGCGGCACGCTGGGTCGCGGCAGGCCCGGCTGGCACATCGAGTGCGTCGCCATCGCGCTCGACCACCTGGGCATGGGCTTCGATGTCCAGGGCGGCGGCAGCGATCTGGCCTTCCCGCACCACGAGATGGGCGCCTCGCACGCCCAGGCGCTGACGGGGGAACACCCGTTCGCTCGCGCGTATGTGCACGCCGGGATGGTCGGCCTGGACGGCGAGAAGATGTCCAAGTCCAGGGGCAATCTCGTCTTCGTGTCGGCGCTGCGCCGCGAGGGCGTGGATCCGGCGGCCATCCGGCTGGCGCTCCTCGCCCACCACTACCGCTCCGACTGGGAGTGGACGGACCAGGTCCTCCAGGACGCCGTCGAGCGGCTGGCGCGCTGGCGGGCCGCGGTGTCGCGGCCCGACGGGCCGCCCGCCGAGGCGCTGGTCGAAGAGGTGCGCGAGGCGCTGTCGGACGACCTCGACGCACCCGCGGCGCTCGCGGCCGTCGACCGCTGGGCCGCCCTCCAGGACGCCACGGGCGGTACGGAGGAGGGCGCGCCCGGCGTGGTCTCCCGCACGGTCGACGCGCTGCTCGGCGTCGCGCTGTAG
- a CDS encoding PAC2 family protein — protein MIELDGVPELIDPVMVAAFEGWNDAGDAASTAVGHLHREWKGEVFAALDAEDYYDFQVNRPTVYLEGGQRKITWPTTRLSVVRVGGEKPRDLVLVRGIEPSMRWRSFCNELLGFAHELGVEMVVILGALLGDTPHTRPVPVSGVTSDADLARTMDLEETRYEGPTGIVGILQEACTHAGVPAVSLWAAVPHYVSQPPNPKATLALLNRLEDLIGLRVPQGELAEDARAWQLGVDQLAAEDTEVAEYVQSLEEARDTAELPEATGEAIAREFERYLRRRDGGPGQAPGSHATESGDGTSYLRDTPGTGRARPQKPPRGGPDTGKDPEQGPDPEADPPADEGDPPKD, from the coding sequence GTGATCGAGCTCGACGGGGTTCCCGAGCTGATCGACCCGGTCATGGTGGCCGCGTTCGAGGGCTGGAACGACGCGGGCGACGCGGCCTCCACAGCGGTGGGTCATCTGCACCGGGAATGGAAGGGCGAGGTGTTCGCGGCGCTGGACGCCGAGGACTACTACGACTTCCAGGTCAACCGGCCGACGGTCTACCTGGAGGGCGGCCAGCGGAAGATCACCTGGCCGACCACCCGGCTCTCCGTGGTCCGCGTGGGCGGGGAGAAGCCCCGTGACCTGGTTCTGGTGCGCGGCATCGAGCCGTCCATGCGCTGGCGCTCGTTCTGCAACGAGCTGCTGGGCTTCGCCCATGAGCTGGGCGTGGAGATGGTGGTCATCCTGGGCGCGCTCCTCGGCGACACCCCGCACACCCGGCCGGTGCCGGTCAGCGGGGTCACCTCGGACGCGGACCTGGCCAGGACGATGGACCTGGAGGAGACCCGGTACGAGGGGCCGACCGGCATCGTCGGCATCCTCCAGGAGGCGTGCACGCACGCGGGCGTGCCGGCGGTGAGCCTGTGGGCCGCCGTGCCGCACTACGTCTCGCAGCCGCCCAACCCGAAGGCGACGCTGGCGCTGCTCAACCGTCTTGAGGATCTGATCGGTCTGCGGGTCCCGCAGGGCGAGCTGGCCGAGGACGCGCGGGCGTGGCAGCTGGGGGTCGATCAACTGGCCGCCGAGGACACCGAGGTGGCGGAGTACGTCCAGTCGCTGGAGGAGGCGCGGGACACCGCCGAGCTGCCCGAGGCGACCGGCGAGGCCATCGCCAGGGAGTTCGAGCGGTATCTGCGGCGTCGCGACGGCGGTCCGGGGCAGGCTCCCGGCAGTCATGCCACGGAGAGCGGTGACGGGACGTCATATCTGCGCGACACCCCGGGCACCGGGCGGGCCCGCCCGCAGAAGCCGCCGCGCGGAGGTCCCGACACGGGCAAGGACCCGGAGCAGGGACCCGATCCGGAGGCGGATCCGCCGGCCGACGAGGGCGATCCGCCCAAGGACTGA
- a CDS encoding enolase C-terminal domain-like protein, whose translation MTQTVTGFEVHDVRFPTSEQLDGSDAMNPDPDYSAAYVVLRTTGTDASGPDSAAGPEGHGFCFTIGRGNEVMAAAIESLRPYVLGRPAPRTAADLAALSRALTHDSQLRWLGPEKGVTHMAAGAVLNAAWDLAAKNARLPVWEFLASMTPEELVSLVDFRHLTDALTPDEALEILRAAEPGRAERTARLRADGYPAYTTSPGWLGYSDTKLVTLAEQAVADGFQQIKLKVGADLDDDVRRMKLARAAVGPGIRIAVDANQRWDVPDALRWMAALAPYDPHWIEEPTSPDDILGHAAVRAGQPVKVATGEHAANRIIFKQLLQAGAVDYVQIDAARVGGVNENLAILLLAAKFGVPVCPHAGGVGLCELVQHLAMFDYIAVSGRRDDRVIEYVDHLHEHFADPVVITDGRYTAPTAPGFSARMLPASIAEHSYPDGPVWAARRTIQEATA comes from the coding sequence ATGACTCAGACCGTCACCGGGTTCGAGGTTCACGACGTCCGTTTTCCGACCTCGGAACAGCTCGACGGCTCCGACGCCATGAACCCTGATCCCGACTACTCGGCCGCCTACGTGGTCCTCCGTACCACCGGTACGGACGCCTCGGGCCCGGACTCGGCCGCCGGCCCGGAAGGGCACGGCTTCTGCTTCACCATCGGGCGCGGCAACGAGGTCATGGCCGCCGCCATCGAATCGCTGCGCCCCTACGTCCTCGGCCGCCCGGCGCCCCGCACCGCCGCCGACCTCGCCGCCCTCTCCCGCGCGCTCACCCACGACTCGCAGCTGCGCTGGCTCGGTCCCGAGAAGGGCGTGACGCACATGGCGGCGGGCGCCGTCCTCAACGCCGCCTGGGACCTGGCCGCCAAGAACGCGCGCCTGCCGGTCTGGGAGTTCCTCGCCTCGATGACACCCGAGGAACTGGTCTCCCTCGTCGACTTCCGCCACCTCACCGACGCGCTCACCCCGGACGAGGCGCTGGAGATCCTGCGCGCCGCCGAACCCGGCCGCGCCGAGCGGACCGCCCGGCTGCGCGCCGACGGGTACCCCGCGTACACCACCTCGCCCGGCTGGCTCGGCTACTCGGACACCAAGCTCGTCACCCTCGCCGAACAGGCGGTGGCCGACGGATTCCAGCAGATCAAGCTCAAGGTCGGCGCCGATCTGGACGACGACGTACGGCGGATGAAGCTGGCCCGCGCCGCCGTGGGCCCCGGCATCCGCATCGCCGTGGACGCCAACCAGCGCTGGGACGTCCCCGACGCGCTGCGCTGGATGGCCGCGCTCGCCCCGTACGACCCGCACTGGATCGAGGAGCCGACCAGCCCCGACGACATCCTCGGGCACGCCGCCGTACGGGCCGGACAGCCGGTCAAGGTGGCCACCGGCGAGCACGCCGCCAACCGGATCATCTTCAAGCAGCTGCTCCAGGCCGGGGCCGTCGACTACGTCCAGATCGACGCGGCCAGGGTCGGCGGGGTCAACGAGAATCTCGCGATCCTGCTGCTCGCCGCCAAGTTCGGCGTGCCCGTCTGCCCGCACGCGGGCGGCGTCGGACTCTGCGAACTCGTCCAGCACCTCGCGATGTTCGACTACATCGCCGTCTCCGGGCGCCGGGACGACCGGGTCATCGAGTACGTCGACCACCTCCACGAGCACTTCGCCGACCCCGTGGTGATCACCGACGGCCGCTACACCGCCCCCACCGCACCGGGCTTCTCCGCCCGGATGCTGCCCGCTTCCATCGCCGAGCACAGCTATCCGGACGGGCCCGTCTGGGCGGCCCGCCGCACGATCCAGGAGGCCACCGCATGA